The Cryobacterium roopkundense sequence GGATGTCGTGATCACGAGCTACACCCTGTTTCGACTCGACTTCGACGAGTACAACGGCATTGACTGGGCCGGCCTGCTGCTCGACGAGGCGCAGTTCGTGAAGAACCACCAGGCCAAGGCGCACCAGTGCGCGCGCCGACTCAACACCCCGTTCAAGCTCGCCATCACGGGCACGCCGATGGAGAACAACCTGATGGAGCTGTGGTCGCTCCTGTCGATCACGGCTCCCGGCCTGTTCCCAAGCCCCACCCGGTTCACCGACTACTACCGCAAACCGATCGAGTCCGACGGCGACAGCGAGCGGCTCGGGCAACTGCGCCGCCGCATCCGCCCATTCATGCTGCGCCGCACCAAAGATCAGGTGGCGGGAGACCTGCCCGAGAAGCAGGAGCAGGTGCTCGAACTCGACCTGCACCCCAAGCACCGCAAGGTCTACGACATGCACCTCGCCCGCGAGCGCCAGAAGGTGCTCGGCCTGATCGACAACATGAACGCGAACCGGTTCGAGATCTTCCGCTCGCTCACCATGCTGCGCCAGCTCAGCCTCGACGCGAGCCTCTACGATAAGAAGTACGACAACGTGCCGTCGACCAAGCTCGACGCCCTACTCGAGCTGCTCGAAGACACGGTGGCCGAGGGACACCGCACGCTCATCTTCAGCCAGTTCACGCAATACCTGGGCAAGGCGCGCGACAGGCTCGACGCCGCCGGCATCAGCTATTCGTACCTCGACGGCAAGACGCGCAACCGGGCGAAGGCGATCAGCGATTTCAAAGACGGCGACACGTCGGTCTTTTTGATCAGCCTTAAGGCCGGCGGGTTCGGCCTCAACCTCACCGAGGCCGACTACGTGATTCTGCTCGACCCGTGGTGGAACCCGGCGACCGAGGCTCAGGCCGTCGACCGCGTGCACCGCATCGGCCAGACCAAGAACGTGATGGTCTACCGCCTGGTATCGAAGGACACCATCGAAGAGAAGGTGATGGCGCTCAAAGCCACCAAGGCGCGTCTGTTCGAGAGCGTGATGACGGATGGGGCCGCTCGCGCGACAGCCCTGACGGCGTCGGACATTCGGGAACTTCTCGCCTGACGCCGTGATCTTCACGGACGGCGAATGGCCCAGCCAGGACTGAGCGGGCGGGCTACTTCGACACCCAAAGGTGCTCGGCGACTTTTTCCCAGTCGGGCGACGAACTGGGCAGTTCGTCGGCAAGCATCACTTCACGCGCGCCGGGTCCCGAACTGATCATGAGCGGCAGCGCCGTCGAGCAGGCGTTCGAGCTTGTTCCCGGGTCGCCATCGAGAACTATCATGCACGGGTCACCGTCGAGCGACAGAGCCGCGAAGTACCTCACGTCGCCGTCGGCCCACAAGAATCGGGTGGTGTCAGCGTCTGCGGTATTGGGCAGACCCTCGCTCACCGAAACGATATCTTCCGCCGATTGCTCCTCGGAGAAGATCCCCAGCTGGCCGTCGGTCGCGCACCCCGTCAACCCCACGGCCGCCACTACCCCGACGCCGATTGCTGCACCAACCCGAAACTTCCCCGATAGCTTCATGCCCCGAGCCTAGCGTGCTGGTTCATCGGGCTGAGGGGCGGCTCCCGTACCTAAGCCTGAATCCACCGGTCGACCTCAGATTCTGACGGCGCGTTAAACCGAGAATACCCCTCTGATCAGCTAAAATAGTTGTTACTTAGACAAACTATTCAACGATCAAGGAGGCATCTCGTAGATGCAACTTTCTCACACTCACCGGTCCTTTTCTGCATCCTTCGACGACCCCAATCTCGTGTCGTCGGCCGGACTGGTGCCCACGATGGCTCTGGCCGAGAAAACAGGCCTCGGCGCGCTGGTCGATGAGTGGGTGAAACTGCCCGGTTACTTCGGCGCGAATGCCGGCCTGAAAGCGCTGGCACTGGTCGCAGGAATGCTCACCGGCGCCGACTCCATCGACGATATGGCCGTGCTCCGGCACGGCGCTCTCCGGAAATTGTTCACCGGAACCTATGCGCCCTCGACCCTGGGATCGTTCCTGCGCGCGTTCGCTTTTGGCCATGTCCGCCAGCTCGACGCCGCCGCGTCCCGGTGGCTGCAGAACCTCGGCGCCGTCACGCCGATCGTGACCGGTATCGACGACCTCGCCCTGGTCGATATTGACGACACCATCAGGGAAGTGCACGGATATAAGAAGCAAGGCGCCGGGTTTGGCTACTCCGGTGTTCGCGGCCTCAACGCCCTGCTCGCCATCGTCAGCACCGGATCGGCCGCTCCGATCATCGTCAGCTCCCGGCTACGCAAAGGCCCCACCAACTCCGCCCGCGGCGCAAAGAAATTCGTCTCCGACACCCTCGCGACCGTGAAACGACTGCGCAGCCCAACCGCAAAAGGAATGCTTCTCCTCCGAGCCGACAGCGCCTACTACGTCAGCGCCGTCATCCAAGCTGCCCTCCGTGCCGGGGCGATGGTTTCGATCACGGCACGCCTGAATTCATTGGTGAAAGCGGGTATCAGCACCATCCCCGATACCGCGTGGACCCCGATCAAATACACCAATGCGATCTTCGACGACGCCACCGGGCGGTGGATCTCCGACGCGGAAGTCGCCGAAATCCCCTTCACCGCGTTCGGCTCCAAGAAGAAGAGCGAACAAATCCCTGGACGCCTCGTCGTGCGCCGCATCCCGGAACTGAACAAGACCGTCGCCGCCGGGCAAGGCACCCTTTTCGACCTGTTCCGCTTTCACGCGTTCTTCACCACCAGCACCCTGAACACCGTTGACGCCGACAAAACCCACCGCCACCATGCGATCATCGAAAATTTGAACGCCGACATGAAAGCGTCGGCGATGGCGCACTTCCCGTCCGGCGTATTCACGGCCAACGCCGCCTGGCTGGTGCTGGCCTGCATCACGTTCAATCTCACCCGCGCCGCCGGCACCCTCGCCAATCCCGCCCTCGGAAAAGCCGTCACCGCGACCGTTCGCCGCAAACTCATCAACGTCGCCGCCAGAGTATCCACGTCGGCACGACGCGTCACATTGCACCTGCCCGAAAGCTGGCCCTGGGAAGAAGGCTGGTCGGCGCTGTTCACCAGCGTTTGCAACCCGCCCGGCCGCGCCGCCACCTAACCATCGAGCCCGACCGGGCGCAACCAGGAACCCCAGTGGAACACCCAGGCATCAAGGCCCACAGCTCGACCGAGCCCAAAACCCCGAAAAAGGATCGCGCCCAAATCAAGAATTCATCAGAGGCCAACCGGTGGATTCAGGCTAAGCCAGCTTCAGCTATCGGCGCCTTCTGGCCCTTGCCGCGAAGTCTTCGAGGACTCTCACGACGTCCTGTGCGAGCCAGATTCGGTTTCTTCGCCCGTCCGTGATCTGAATCAGGATTCCGGCGTCCACGAGGTGGTCTATGGCGACCTGAGCATTGACGGGCGAGACGCCAAGCTGAGCGCCGACGCAGCGGGCGCCGATCGCGGGTTGGCGAAGGAGGAAACCCAAGAGGCGGTGGGCGGCAGAGTCTCGTCTTGCGGTGATGCGCCCGCGCCATCCGATCTGAATCGCTTGCAGATCGTTTACGAGGAGGTGTCCATTGTTCATCGCGACGAATGATGCATGCGCGATGGAGCGAATTATCGGAGTGACATCTCCGGTCCGGTAGGCGCTCAGGGCATCGAAATATCGGGTGGTGTCATTCAGTAGCCCTGCAGAGACCGGAACGACCACGTTTCGAGTGAGCCTTCCGGCCCGCAACCCCGCTTGCATGAGGGCGCGACCGACCCGACCATTGCCGTCGGGGAACGGGTGAATGGTTTCGAATTGGGCGTGCACGATCGCGGTCTGAGCGAACACCGGGAGATCCACGCGATTTGCGAAGGCAACAAGGTCGCTCATCAGCGAGGGCACCCGATCCTGATGTGGGGGCACAAAACGCGCGAGGTGCGGACCGCGGCTCCTGCCGCCGATCCACACCTGCTCGTCACGCCAACGACCAACGACGCCAGGATTGCTGCGCTCAAGGAGAGCACGATGCACTTCAAGGATGGCTTGGCCGTCGATAGCCTCGGACAACGCCAGCGCGGCCTGCATCGCGCGAGTATTGCCCATGATGAGCTGGGCATCCTCGGAGGCCCGACCACCGAGTTCCGCCAGTGCGATCTCCCGCGCAGCGCTGCGGAGGTGCTCGATCTCGGAGCTCGCGGCACTCTCGACGCACAGGAGGACGGAGGTAATTGGTCCCACGATGTGGCCGACCTCGGCATCGAAACGAGCCAACTCGCTCGAAGCCTCTTCCGTGAGCGCGTTCAGGTCATCGTTGAGCGGGATATTGAGATCGGCGATGAACGCAGGCACTGAGGCTGAGTACGGCTCCAAATCCCGTCGGCTCTGTGGCCGTGTGCCGACCTCATCTTGAGCCCCGTCCCATTGTCGTTCTTCATAGCCCACGGACGGCCAAGACGGCCTCTCCCTAAAGGAAGTCATGGGCGAGCATACCAATGCTTATGTGCTTAGGCATAGGCATGCCCCCTCGTTATTCTGATTTATAGCGCAGGCCTGCAACTCAGGCGACCAGGGCCGATAGCTGGCGCTGCAGCGCTCGGCCTCGTGAGAAGAAACGAATCTTGCTCCACTCCTCAGAATTCCTCGCCAGCCATACCTTCAATTCGCACGTAGAGAATGTATTCGTTGGCGATGTCAACGGCGATCCACCGCCCGCGAGCGAGGCTGTCTAGCTCGGCAGCAGTCAGCGTGAGTGCGTGGGCGTCGTAGCGTCGACCGAAGAGGAAAAGCCCATCTCTATCGAGGCGTGGACGGCGAACTATAATCCTATTCGCCTCACCCCTGGATTGCTGAGTATTTGATGCCTTGAGAGCCACCCGATCGTGCGGTTCAGAGCCACCGTTCGTGCGGAAGAGAGCCAGTGGTGGTCCGGCTGGGAGCCACTGGCTCTCTTCGCCGGTTCGTTAGGCGCTGGTGAGGGCCGCTTGCTCTCTCATGTTGTAGGTGCCGGTCTCGACCCAGACAGTGTTGTGGATGATGCGGTCCATGATCGCGTCGGCGTGAACCCCGGAGCCGAGTCGCTGGTGCCAGTCCTTCTGCTGATACTGGGTGCAGAACACCGTCGAGCTCTCGCCATAGCGACGTTCCATCAGCTCAAGCAGCATGCCGCGCATCGATTCCGTCGGGCGGTCAAGCAACCATTCATCAATGACGAGCAGGGTGAAGGAAGCATATTTGCGCAAGAACTTCCCGCTGCCGCCGGTGGTGTCTTGGGCGGCCACCCAGGCTTCCTCGAGGTCGGGCATGCGGACGTAATGAGCGCGGATGCGATGCTCGCAAGCGCGTTTGGCGATCGCGCAGCCCAAATACGACTTCCCCGATCCGGTGAACCCCTGAAACACAACGTTCTGCTGCCGGGCAACGAACGAACACGTCCCGAGCTGGGCCAGCAGCTGCCGGTTCAAGCCCCGCTCGTCGAGCAGGTCGATGCGGCGGAGATCCGCGTTGGGATAACGCAACCCCGCCCGCCGGATCAGCCCGGCGACCTTCGAGTGCGTGAAGGCGGAGTAGGCGTCATCGACGACCAACCGGACCCGCTCTTCAAACGACAAACTGATGCTCAGCGTCTCGTCTTGGGTGTCGATCGCCGCGAGCAACTCGCCAGCATTCATCTCCCGCAGCTTGCGCTTGGTCTCTGTGTCCAGCGGACTCATCGGGTGCCTCCGGCGTAGTAGGCGCTGCCGCGGACGTAGCCACCGTCATCGGGTTCCGGCTTGTCAGGGACGTGGCCAGTTTTGTCTTGTCCGGTGTCGAGGATCGGCCGAAGGTGCGCATACCTCGGCGAGCGGATCGGACCTCGCAAGGCCAGTGCGCAGGCGGCCTCGACCCGAGTCGGCGAGAACCGGCGTGACAGCCGCAACACTGCCAACGCCGGGTCGTAACCGGCCTCCTCGATCGACGCAGCTTCAAAGATCTTCCCGATCACTGTGACCGTGGCAGGTCCCATCCGGGCCGCCCACTCGTCGATCCGGGTCCGATCCCAGGCCTGAAAGCTGCGGCCCTCGGGCAGGTCCGCGTCGTTTGTCTGATGCTGGTTCGTCGTGCTTGCTGGCAGCAGCAGGTGACTGGTCAAGCGTTCGTCGTTGCGATAGACCTCCAGCATCGTGTCCGTGACGCGAAGGTCGACCTGAGCGCCGATGTGGCGGAACGGAACGGAGTAGAAGTTCCTCGCCCAGACCACGTGAGCGTTCTTGTTCACTTTGCGCTTGTAGGTCCACGTGCTGATCTCGAACGGGGCCGCCGGTAACGGTTGCATCAACGGCTTCTCCTCGGCGGTGAAGACACTCAACCGGGACCCGTCCCGTTTCTGGAACGGCTGGCGGTTGTAAGCATCGATTTGCTCGTAGATCCGGACCCGCAGCTCGGGCAGGGATGTGAACTGCTCCTGCCTGAGGCTAGCGATGACCCAGGTCGCGACATGCGAAACTGTGTTCTCAACGCTCGCCTTGTCCTTAGGTGCCCGGACGCGGCCCGGCAGCACCGCGGCAGAGTAGTGCGCAGCCATCTCACGGTAGGCGTCGTTGAGAACGACCTCTCCCTCTCGAGGGTGAGAGATCACCCCAGTCTTCAGGTTGTCGGGGACCAGGCGCGGGACGCTGCCGCCGAAGAAGGAAAACATCGCCACGTGGGCGCGCAGCCACGACTCCTGCCGCATATCCAACGTGGCCTCCACGAAGGCGTATCGGCTGAACGGCAGGCACGCGACGAACAAATACACCTTTGAGATCTCGCCCGTCGTCGGGTCCAGCAGCTGCATCGTGGGCCCAGACCAGTCAACCTCGATGCTGCGGCCGGCCTTGTGACCCACGCGCGACGTCGCGCCCGAGACGGCAGCGAAGTCGCCATAGAGCCGACAGAACCGGTCATAGCTCATCACCGCCTGCGCCTGACCCGATGTGTCGACGTACTCTTGGTGCAGCAGCTTCAACGTCACCCCGACCCGGGCTAGTTCGGTGTGCACACGACCCCAATCCGGCTGCGCGAACACGGACTCGTGCACTCCACGGCCGGGAAACAACGCCGTATAGACCTCGGCCTCCGGCATCTCCTCGACGTCGTCCCAGCCGAGGCCGAGCCTGTCCGCCGTCTCGAGCACGGTCTGGACGCTATTGCGGGCGATGCCCTGCGCCGACGCGATCGCTCTGCCCGACAAGCCTTGGTTTCGTAACTGCAAGACGAGTTTCGCCTTGATCTTCCGTACCATTACCGGTACTCCTTCCATCACGTGGCCCTCACGTGATGGAAGGAGCTTTTCAGGTGGCTCTCAACAACACCAACTGTGGCTCTGAACGACACGATTCATGGTTTGGTACAGCGGCCTTCACGGGCACCACCCCCGGCTCCCTCGGAAGCCAATATTCAGATTGCATCCCGGCGCGGTCTTTGTCGGCCTTGCTGGGCATCACACGTCCTCAGTAGTCGGGCTCTCAGCGCCCGGAAACGGTTCAATTGCCCTCACCTCTGTGGTGCGTCGGGTTGTCCGCATCACGCCAGGCACGTGCAGGTCGATGATCAGGTTCATGGGCCGCCCAACCGAGCACTGAACGAGAGAGATTATGTCGACGGGCTGGCCGTCGCGGCGCAGGGACCTGTCCGCAGTCATATCCATCGCAGGCACCCTGCTCATCACTGATCGGTCCAGGTCGATGAGATACACGGATCCTGAGCCGGTCGTCACGAGATATCGCCCGGTGTTCTCACTGTTCAAGGAGTGCATTTTATGCGCCAATTCTCTCGGAAGCCTCGCTTTGTGGTTATACTAATACACATCCTGATTTCCCGGGAGGTCTCCCGACAATGAGTGAATACGAGCCAGTGCTCGACTCGACGATTTGGGCAGAAGTTCGAGAATTTGTCTACGCGGCTGTGGCTGACTCGGTCAGGCGAACACCCTATGACGAAGCCGATCTGAACAACGCGGCATCGCACTTGGTCGCTTGGACTTGGCAAACCGCAGGATTGCCACTTGAGCGCCCTGCCGTCTTCAATCGGGACGTGATTGCGAGATTCGTGACCGTGGGTTGCCCCAATGTAAAGCCCGCAACCCGCGGAAACCTACGGTCCCAGCTCTTGAGAATGTCGGAAGCGCTCCTTGAGGCGAAATCGGTGCAGCGACGACTGAGCCCCTTACCGCCCTCAGATCCATCAATCCCCTACTCGGCGACAGAGTTGACGTCTCTCCGGAGCTGGGCGTCCACGCAGTCCACCCAGGCACGGCGGAGAAATGCTGAGGTATTGCTCGCGGCGGGCGCCGGCGCAGGGCTCTCGGCGTCGGAGATTGGTGAACTTCGAGTTCGTGACATCATCGTGGACAAGGTTGGTGTCGTTCTCACAGTGACCGGTGATCGGTCACGGCACGTTCCCGTACTGGAAGCGTGGGTGGAACCCTTGGCCATGACTGCCCGCTCACTCGAGCCATGCTCTTATGCATTCAGAGAGAGGCATACGTGCTTCTACCCCAACCTGATTTCCAATTTCGTCGACCGCAGCACCGTCCTCGGAGTACGTCCGCAAACCCAACGTCTCCGCGCGACATGGATCGTGCACCACCTGGACGCCGGCACGCCGGTCGGCATACTCATGCGTGCCGCAGGCCTTGAATCACTCGAAGCACTGACTCGCTATGTTCAATTCATGAACGACGTCGAACCAGAGTCGGCGCGCATCTGGCTCATGCACCCACAAGAAAGCCTCAAGAAACACAGTGCAGGGGCAGGCCGCCTACTCAGGTGAGGATCTCGAGGGCTGGGTGTGAACAGAAAGAGCGAGAAGGATCGCCGGGGCTGCATTCAAGTTTCGCTCCGCACTCACGATGTCTTCGAGGCGAATGATCTGGTCGCCCCGAAGCACGGCGCTTAGCCTCTGGTAGCTCAGGCCGAACGCGTCAGCATAGGCCTTCACCGAACCGTATCGGCGCATCGCCTCACCCCGAATGACGTAAGCCAATGCGTGCTGACGCTGGGACACGCCAAATTGATCAAGCCACCCAGTGGACGGCCCCTCAGGCACAGAGCGCCAGTCAACCACGACCGCCCTGCCAAAGGCAGCGGGGTCAGACAGATAGGAGCTTGGCTGAAAACGCGGACTGGACACGGTTCGACCCTACTTGAGTCAACGGGGTCGGTATGCCAAAAGCAAATACATTAACCATGGCATATTTGTTGCCTTGGGCATATCGGATGTGACGCATGGCTTACTCATATGACCCAGAAATCATTTCACGCTGCCTATTCGACCTGGCCACAGGTCCACACCAAAACCGAGCTCGAGCCTAGCGATGGTCGCGAGGTCCGGCCATGTGCGTCCCTGGAGCACAGCAACGATCGTCGAGTGGTCAACGCCGACATCTTGAGCGGCCGCACGAATACTGCGATCGCCTATGGCGGCGCGCACGTTCAGCGCAAATTGACGCGCCACCTCGCCGATCGGATCTACCGACACGACATCGGGCCAGCCCGCCGCGAGTTCGCGGGGGTGGAGTCGGGTGGGCCGGGACATGTTTCGAGCGTAGACGACCGCAGGGTGCTTTTCTCATGACAAACACCCCACTGGCACTTGGCAATGGGAACCATGCTGGTTATAGTAATACACAAAATGGCATTGCTGCCACCCTTACTATTCAAAACTACGCTCCGATGCTTCCCAAACGCCTCTGGAACCCAGTCGCGGACTTCACGCGATCTGCCGTCACGGACTTCGCGCCCCTGAACGGGCGCGAGGCCAGCAAAGTCATGGGCCACCTGGCGCGACTCGCCATCTGGACAATTGATGTCGCCTGCCAGCCCCTCCAACGCGACATCGTTTTCAACGGCCGGCATATCGAGGCATTCATCTCGAACGGCAGCATCGGGCTTACGGAATACGGAAACCGCTGCCGCCGTTCCCTCCTCCTCCGGGTCGCCTCAGAACTAGCCAATTTCGATCCCCTTCGCAGAGATAGCGGGAAGAAGCCACACACAGACTCATTTGCTCCGTATACCGCTGCGGAAATCGTCAGATTCCGAAGCCAAGGAAGCACCCGGTCCACCGCACTGCGTCGACACAACTGGACGGTTCTCCTTTCGCTGGCTGCGGGATGTGCTTTGACGACGTCGGAGATCGTCGGCCTCAAGGTCGAAAACGTCTCCATTTCACGGGACTCCGTAAGAGTCGCAATCCGCGGGGATCGAGCGCGCACAGTTGTCTGCTTGGAGGCATGGGAAGCTGACATTCGAGAGCTCCTCAGCTCGCCACTCGTGTCCGACTATCTGTTCGTCAAAGCGGAGCGACCCAAGATCCCTCCGATGTATGTCACCAATTTCCTCCGTACTGTCGCCCATGGCGGCGAGCAGTTCACTGTTGAGCGTCTGCGTTCTACTTGGATGCTCGGCCACCTTGAGGCCGGCACAGCACCAGTAGCCGTTATGCAGATGGTCGGCGTGAAATCATTCTCAACCTTCGAACGCCTCATCCCGTACGTCACCGCTCCGTCGCCAGCCGCCCACACAGCGATGTTCAGACGGGCGGCACACTCGTGAACACCACGCACCCAGCGGAGCCTGAAACGCTCGAGAACCTGTGGCAAAGTGTCCCCAGAGGCCGTTTCGTCGGGAATCATAGCCAGATCAGCAACGAACAGGTTCGCTTCATCGCCAACCTCATCGACAGTTCCGGAATCGCCGTTCAAATTGATGCTTGGCAGACCGAAGATCGCAAGAAGACCGGATCCGGCGGACGCCCCCGGCTCGTGCAAACCCGCACTGCACTCATCCTGCTCATGCTCCTCAGCTCTGAACACAGTGCTCTCTTCGTGGGTGAGATGGCCATCATCGCGGGTGAACGGCTCAGTAACGCCTCGCTCCGCGAACTCGGCCTCTGGGGGCTCACAAAGCAGGGCAAGTCTCGAAAAGCTCAGGATTGGTTCTGGCCTCTCTGGCACGCCCTGCACCGTGCGCTGCGAACAATCGACCCGAAGCCGGGACAGCGACGCAAATTCCCCACACCGGAAGAGATATTAGAAACCATCCGTCAGCGCGAGGAAGACGGGGCGCAGCTTAAGCAGGCCCGCCTGGACTGGGTCTGCAACCAACTCCTCGAAGCCACCCTCCGGCTTGTACCTGAGGTCTTTCGCTCGCAGTGGGCCGGCGATCTTTGTGTAGACGCCAGCGTCGTGCCCGCCTTCGGCAAACGAGGCGCTCCTTGGGGAAACAAGCATGGAGCGGTCGAATACGACGCTGGCTGGTATCGACGCGACAGTAGGCACAACGTTCCAAACGACCCAAAGAAGGCAAAGACCACGGTTTTCGGATGGGACGTGACCCTCGCCGTCCAAACGAACAACAAGCCCGAATCACTACCCACCTACCCCCTTCTTGTGGCCGGAATCTCATTTAGCATTCCCGGAACGGAACTAATTCAGGCGGCCCGAGGAATCTTTGAGTCGGTGGCCGAACGCGGGCACCCCGTGGGCCGTGCCACCGGCGACCGCGGATACGCGGCGGGCGCGAAAGAAGATGACTATCAACTCCCACTTCGCGCTCTGGGATACAAGATATACACCGACTATCGCGACGACCAGCTCGGAAAGAAGGACGGGTACGCCGGGGCGATTCAAGTAGAGGGAGCACTGTACTGCCCATCTATGCCTGCCATGCTCGTCAGCGCCACAACGGACATGCGGGCCGGAACCATAGACAAG is a genomic window containing:
- a CDS encoding ATP-binding protein, which codes for MSPLDTETKRKLREMNAGELLAAIDTQDETLSISLSFEERVRLVVDDAYSAFTHSKVAGLIRRAGLRYPNADLRRIDLLDERGLNRQLLAQLGTCSFVARQQNVVFQGFTGSGKSYLGCAIAKRACEHRIRAHYVRMPDLEEAWVAAQDTTGGSGKFLRKYASFTLLVIDEWLLDRPTESMRGMLLELMERRYGESSTVFCTQYQQKDWHQRLGSGVHADAIMDRIIHNTVWVETGTYNMREQAALTSA
- a CDS encoding helix-turn-helix domain-containing protein, whose protein sequence is MSRPTRLHPRELAAGWPDVVSVDPIGEVARQFALNVRAAIGDRSIRAAAQDVGVDHSTIVAVLQGRTWPDLATIARLELGFGVDLWPGRIGSVK
- the istA gene encoding IS21 family transposase — translated: MVRKIKAKLVLQLRNQGLSGRAIASAQGIARNSVQTVLETADRLGLGWDDVEEMPEAEVYTALFPGRGVHESVFAQPDWGRVHTELARVGVTLKLLHQEYVDTSGQAQAVMSYDRFCRLYGDFAAVSGATSRVGHKAGRSIEVDWSGPTMQLLDPTTGEISKVYLFVACLPFSRYAFVEATLDMRQESWLRAHVAMFSFFGGSVPRLVPDNLKTGVISHPREGEVVLNDAYREMAAHYSAAVLPGRVRAPKDKASVENTVSHVATWVIASLRQEQFTSLPELRVRIYEQIDAYNRQPFQKRDGSRLSVFTAEEKPLMQPLPAAPFEISTWTYKRKVNKNAHVVWARNFYSVPFRHIGAQVDLRVTDTMLEVYRNDERLTSHLLLPASTTNQHQTNDADLPEGRSFQAWDRTRIDEWAARMGPATVTVIGKIFEAASIEEAGYDPALAVLRLSRRFSPTRVEAACALALRGPIRSPRYAHLRPILDTGQDKTGHVPDKPEPDDGGYVRGSAYYAGGTR
- a CDS encoding tyrosine-type recombinase/integrase; translation: MTNTPLALGNGNHAGYSNTQNGIAATLTIQNYAPMLPKRLWNPVADFTRSAVTDFAPLNGREASKVMGHLARLAIWTIDVACQPLQRDIVFNGRHIEAFISNGSIGLTEYGNRCRRSLLLRVASELANFDPLRRDSGKKPHTDSFAPYTAAEIVRFRSQGSTRSTALRRHNWTVLLSLAAGCALTTSEIVGLKVENVSISRDSVRVAIRGDRARTVVCLEAWEADIRELLSSPLVSDYLFVKAERPKIPPMYVTNFLRTVAHGGEQFTVERLRSTWMLGHLEAGTAPVAVMQMVGVKSFSTFERLIPYVTAPSPAAHTAMFRRAAHS
- a CDS encoding Fic family protein codes for the protein MPAFIADLNIPLNDDLNALTEEASSELARFDAEVGHIVGPITSVLLCVESAASSEIEHLRSAAREIALAELGGRASEDAQLIMGNTRAMQAALALSEAIDGQAILEVHRALLERSNPGVVGRWRDEQVWIGGRSRGPHLARFVPPHQDRVPSLMSDLVAFANRVDLPVFAQTAIVHAQFETIHPFPDGNGRVGRALMQAGLRAGRLTRNVVVPVSAGLLNDTTRYFDALSAYRTGDVTPIIRSIAHASFVAMNNGHLLVNDLQAIQIGWRGRITARRDSAAHRLLGFLLRQPAIGARCVGAQLGVSPVNAQVAIDHLVDAGILIQITDGRRNRIWLAQDVVRVLEDFAARARRRR
- a CDS encoding IS1380 family transposase; protein product: MQLSHTHRSFSASFDDPNLVSSAGLVPTMALAEKTGLGALVDEWVKLPGYFGANAGLKALALVAGMLTGADSIDDMAVLRHGALRKLFTGTYAPSTLGSFLRAFAFGHVRQLDAAASRWLQNLGAVTPIVTGIDDLALVDIDDTIREVHGYKKQGAGFGYSGVRGLNALLAIVSTGSAAPIIVSSRLRKGPTNSARGAKKFVSDTLATVKRLRSPTAKGMLLLRADSAYYVSAVIQAALRAGAMVSITARLNSLVKAGISTIPDTAWTPIKYTNAIFDDATGRWISDAEVAEIPFTAFGSKKKSEQIPGRLVVRRIPELNKTVAAGQGTLFDLFRFHAFFTTSTLNTVDADKTHRHHAIIENLNADMKASAMAHFPSGVFTANAAWLVLACITFNLTRAAGTLANPALGKAVTATVRRKLINVAARVSTSARRVTLHLPESWPWEEGWSALFTSVCNPPGRAAT
- a CDS encoding site-specific integrase; the encoded protein is MLAAGAGAGLSASEIGELRVRDIIVDKVGVVLTVTGDRSRHVPVLEAWVEPLAMTARSLEPCSYAFRERHTCFYPNLISNFVDRSTVLGVRPQTQRLRATWIVHHLDAGTPVGILMRAAGLESLEALTRYVQFMNDVEPESARIWLMHPQESLKKHSAGAGRLLR